The segment GTCTCCTCCAGCAACCTAGTGGCCCACCGCCGCACCCACACAGGCGAGCGGCCCTACAAGTGCACCGTGTGTGGCAAGGGCTTTGCTGCCTCACCCAACTTGGCTGTGCATCAGCGCACTCACACGGGCGAGCGGCCCTTCCGCTGCCGGCTGTGCGGCCGGGGCTTTGCTGAGGCCAGCAAGCTCGCTCGGCACCAGCTGACCCACACCGGCGAGAGGCCGCACCATTGCCCTGAGTGTGGCAGGGGCTTCCTGGAGCTGGGAAAGCTGGCCGAGCACCGGCGGCTGCACACTGGCGAGCGACCCTACCGCTGTGGCGCCTGTGGCAAGGGTTTCATCACCTCGGGCAACCTGGCAGCCCACCAGCGCACCCACACTGGCGAGCGGCCGTACCGGTGTGGTGCCTGTGGCAAGGGCTTTGTCACCTCTAGCAACTTGGCAGCCCACCAGCGCACCCACACCGGTGAGCGGCCCTACCGCTGTGGTGCATGCGGCAGGGCCTTCATGGAATCGGGCAAGCTGTCCcggcaccagcgggttcacacggGTGAGAAGCCCTTCCAGTGCGGGCAGTGTGGCAAGTGCTTCACCCGTGCCCTGTCACTACGCGCCCATCAACGGTTGCACGGGACGGCTGCTCCCTGAGCAGGCATGTTGGACAGGCGTAGGAGTGGGTACCTGGCCCTCGATCAGGTCTGGGGCATGATGTATGTGGACAAACGCTCTGCTGTGAGCAGGGGGTACCAAGGCTCTCGATCTGCTCTGGGGTTGGGGGGTACCAGGGCTCTCACTGCACTCTGGGGCAGGGGGTACCAGGGTCTTGATCCGCTCTGGAGCAGGGGAACTGGGGTTCTCGATCCGCTTTGGGGTAGGGGGTACAGGGACACGAACTGCTCTTGGGCAGGGGGTACCAGGACCCTTGATCTGCTCTGGGGCAGGGTGCAGCTGAGACACTGACCCAGCCATCACCATTTCACTTCCAGAGAGCAGACGGAACTGGGAAAAAGGAATGCCACACAATGTCTGGAATAACGGAGAGTATGGAAAAGTGTGTTAATATTTGCAGCGAGACAGCAGGAGTGGGGTGGAATATTCAGAGCGAGACCCCAGATGAGATGGGGGAGTATTCATAGCAAGACCCCGGAAGTGGGGGGAAATATTCACGGGGAGATGCTGGAAATTATGGGAATATTCATGGGGAGAGCAGGGGAGTGGCACAATATTCACAGGGAGTTCCCGCCAGTGGTTATTTACAGGGAATCTCTCTCAGGGAAGTCTCTTGAAACATTTCTTCTTCCTGACATAGATTAGACCTCCCTTTCCACTCCCTTCTCTAACAGAATGCTGAGGTCTCATTACAGAAATTGCACCCACATTTGCCACTATATATTGTCAAACTGATCCATTTATAAACTGTGCGCTGCTCTGTTGGGCATCTAAATCTGTCCCGATTTGAACATTATTTCTTTGCTGTGTCTTTTCATGCTGTTATTTGCTATATCTGTGTACAACACTGGGGTTCAgtcctggtggggacaggtctatcacTGAACAACACTGGGGTACGGACCTGGTGGAGACAGGTTTGTCACTGAACAACACTGGGGTTAATTCCTGGTGGGAACGGTTCTGACACTGAACAACTCTGGGGTTCAGTCCTATtagggacgagtctgtcactgaaCAACACTGGGGTTCAGTCCTGGTGGAGTCAGGTCTTTTACTGAACAACACTGGGGATCAgttctggtggggacaggtctgtcactgaacAACACTGGGGATCAgtcctggtggggacaggtctgtcactgaacAAAACTGGGGTACAGACCTGGTGGGGATAGGTCTGTCACTGTACAACACTGCGGTTCAGTCCttgtggggacgggtctgtcaatgaacaacactggggtacagtcctggtggagatgggtctgtcacaGTACAGCACTGGGGTTCAGACCTGGTGGTGACAGGTCTATCACTAAACAACATTGGGGTTCAgtcctggtggggacaggtctgtcactgtacaACACTGGGGTTCAGTCCTTGTGGAGTCAGGTCTTTTACTGAACAACACTGGGGATCAgttctggtggggacaggtctgttcACTGAACAACACTGGGGAACAGACCTGGTGGGGATAGGTCTGTCACTGTACAACACTGCGGTTCAGTCCttgtggggacgggtctgtcaatgaacaacactggggtacagtcctggtggagatgggtctgtcacaGTACAGCACTGGGGTTCAGACCTGGTGGTGACAGGTCTGTCACTAAACAACACTGGGGTTCAgtcctggtggggacaggtctgtcactgtacaACACTGGGGTTCCGTCCTGGTGAGGATGAGTCTGTCATTGTACAACACAGGGGTTCAGTCCTGGTGGAGACCGGTCTGTCACTAAACAACACGGGTTCAgtcctggtggggacaggtctgtcactgtacaACACAGGGGTTCAGTCCTGGTGGAGACTGGTCTGTCACTGaacaacactggggtacagtcctgatggggacgggtctgttAACGTACAACACTGGGGTTGAGtcctggtggggacgtgtctctCACTGaacaacactggggtacagtcctgatggggacgggtctgttAACGTACAACACTGGGGTTCAGTCCTGGTGGAGACTGGTCTGTCACTGaacaacactggggtacagtccgGGTTacgatgggtctgtcactgtacaaCACTGGGGTTGAgtcctggtggggatgggtctgtcactgaacAATACTCCGGTTCATTCCTGGTAGGGACAGGTCAGTCACTGAACAACGCTGGAGATCCGTCCTAGTGGGGTCTGATCAGTCACTGTACAACGCTGGGGTTCAgtcctggtggggacaggtctgtcactgaacAGCACTGGGGTACTGTCCGGGTGacgatgggtctgtcactgtacaaCACTGGGGTTCAGTCTGCTGGGGACAGGTCTGACACTGAACAACACTGGGATTCAGTCCTGGTATAGACGTGTCTGTCACTGAACAATACTGTGGTTCAGttctggtggggacgtgtcttaCTGAACATCACTGGAGTTCTGTCTTGGTGCCGAGAGGTCTATGACTGTACGATACTGGTGTTCAGTCCTCAtggggacggatctgtcactgaaCAACATTGGGGTTCAGTCCTTTTGGGGACGTGTCTGTCACTGAACAACACCTGGTGGGGAAggatctgtcactgtataacactggggttcaGTCCTGGTGGGGACAGGTTTGTGACTGAACAACACTGGGATACAGACCTAATGGGAACAGTCCTGTCACTGTACAACACTGGGGTTCAGTCCTGGTGggtatgggtctgtcactgtacaaCACTGGGGTTCAGTCCTGTTGGGGACATGTCTGTCACTGAACAACACTGGGGTATTGTCCTTTTGGGGGAAGGTCTTTCACTGTACTACACTGGGTTTCAGAATTGGTGGGGACATATCTGTCACTGAACAACATTGTGGTACAGTCCTGGTGGAGATGGGACTGACACTGTACAACACTGGGGTTCAGGCCTGGTGGtgacaggtctgtcactgaacAACACTGGGGTTCAgtcctggtggggatgggtctgccaTTGAACAACACTTGGGTATTGTCCTTGTGGGACGGGTATGTCATCGTACAACACTGGGGTTCAGTCCTGGTGGGTCATCTGTTActgaacactggggaacagtcctgttggggtcaggtctttCACTGTACTACACTGGGTTTCAGACCTGGTGGGGACAAGGCTGTCATTGAACAACACTGTGGTACAGACCTGGTGGGGAAggatctgtcactgtataacacgggTTCAGCCCTGGAGGGGACAGGTCTGTGACTGAACAACACTGGGGTACAGACCTAGTGGGAACAATCCTGTCACGTACaacactggtggggatgggtctgacaCTATAACACTGGGGTTTAGTCCTGGTGGGAACAGGTCTGTCACTGAACACTACTGGGGTACAGACCTTATGGGgactggtctgtcactgtataacactctGGTACAGCCCTGGTGAGGATGGTGTGTCATAATAAAGAACAGGAGTACAGTCTTGCTGGGGTTGGATTTGCCAATGTATAATACTTGTGTACAGTCCTAGTGGAGATGGGTCTGACACTACAATACTGGTTGGGACGGTCTGACACtgaataacactggggtacagtattggtggggcCGGGTCTAtatctgtataacactggggttcaTTCCTGTTGGGGACGGGTCAGtctctgtataacactggggttcaGACCTAGTGGGAATTGTTCAGTCAATGTACAGCACTGTGGTTCAGTCCTTGTGGGGATGGgtttgtcactgtataacactcgGGTTCAGACCTGGTGGGGATGAGTCGGTCACTGTACAAAACTGAGTTATAGTCCTGGTGGGGACAGTTCTGTCACTGAATAACACTGTGGTTCAGTCCTGGTGGGGCCTTGTTTGTCACTGTTCAAAACTGGGGTTCAGTCCTGGTGGGGACAGGTTTGTCACTACAACATGGTGTTTCAGTCCTCGTTGGTTAATGTCTGTCTCTGAACAACactagtgttcagttctggtgtgGATGTGTCTGTCACTGAACATCACTGGGAATGTGTCCTAGTGgcgacgagtctgtcactgtagAATACTGGGGTTCGGTCCTTGTGGcgacaggtctgtcactgaacAACACTGGGGTTCAGTCCTGTTGGGGACATGTCTGTCACTGAACAACACTAGGGTATTGTCCTTGTGGGGACAGGTATGTCACTGTACAACATTAGGGTTCAGTCCTAGTGGATCATCTGTTACTGGaacaacactggggtacagtcctGTTGGGGGCAGGTCTTTCACTGTACTACACTGGGTTTCAGACCTGATGGGGACAAGTCTGTCACTGAACAACACTGTGGTACAGACCTGGTGGAGAAggatctgtcactgtataacactggagaTCAGTCCTGGTGGGGACAGATTTGTAATtgaataacactggggtacagaccTAGTGGGAACAGTCCTGTTACTGTACAACACTGGGGTTTAGTCCCGATGggtatgggtctgtcactgtacaatac is part of the Narcine bancroftii isolate sNarBan1 unplaced genomic scaffold, sNarBan1.hap1 Scaffold_232, whole genome shotgun sequence genome and harbors:
- the LOC138750702 gene encoding zinc finger protein 79-like, yielding METRQTEAVGPAGMEQSANYQCSLCGKLFRWACVLESHQRYHRGERPFECGICGKAFVTSSNLTDHRRVHSGTKPYGCRMCGKSFVSSSNLVAHRRTHTGERPYKCTVCGKGFAASPNLAVHQRTHTGERPFRCRLCGRGFAEASKLARHQLTHTGERPHHCPECGRGFLELGKLAEHRRLHTGERPYRCGACGKGFITSGNLAAHQRTHTGERPYRCGACGKGFVTSSNLAAHQRTHTGERPYRCGACGRAFMESGKLSRHQRVHTGEKPFQCGQCGKCFTRALSLRAHQRLHGTAAP